The region GCCCTATGAGTGTGAAGAATGCCGGAAGAGCTTCATGTGGAGCTCCCACCTGATCCCGCCACCAGATGATCCACACTGGGGAACGGCCCTATGAGTGTGGGGAATGTGGGCAGAGCTTCAGCCAGAGCTCCAACCTGCTCCGCCACCAGAGGATTCACGCTGGGGAAGGGCCCTATGAGtgtggggaatgtgggaagagcttcacaGACAGCTCCAACCTGCTCCGCCACCAGATAATCCACATGGGGGAACGACCCTATGAGtgtggggaatgtgggaagagcttcagagACAGCTCCAACCTGATCCAGCACCAGAGGATCCACACCGGAGAGAGGCCCTACGAGTGTTCTGAGTGTGGGAAGAGGTTTCAGACCAGCTCCActctcctccagcaccagcGGATTCACACAGAGGAGAGGCCCTTCCgctgccccagctgcaggaagggcttCAGGTAAAACGCCCACCTCGTCAGACACCGGCGCATCCACACCGGGGAGAGGCCCTACGAGTGTCCccagtgtgggaagagcttctcCAGGAGCTCTCACTTGAGCAGACACCAACGGAGACACCGGTAAGGGAAGCCCTGTGAGTGCCCCGAGTGCAGGAAGAGCTTCATCCTCTGCTCCAACTTCATCCCTCAGTGGGGGACCCACGTTTGGCAGAGCCCTGGTGACCCACATTCCCGTGATCCAGTTTGGGAAGAGCCCTGGCTGGTGCTCTCCACATCCTCCTGGATCCCCGTAGGCACCTGGGTGAACGCAGGGGCTGGAACATCCATCGGGACTCTGACTGAAATCGGAAATTCATTGGGAAGAGCTGATTTGTTGAGTTTATGGCCCAAAAATTCTCACCTGCTCTGTCCAGTTGTTTCTTCTGGTGGCATCCAGCAATCctggatgatcttggaggtcaTTTTCAATCTAAATAGTTTCCTCCTTCATCCTGTCAAAACAACCAAAATTGGGGTAGAAATAAAGGAATTCAACAAAGGTATCTAAAGCAGCACCATTTTCCCAGGGATTTGGGGGTGAATTTGGGGTTGGTTCAGGGGAATATTCGGGAGGATTTGGGTGTTGTGAGGCCATGGGCTGGGCAGACGGGGCCACGATCTCGTAGTTGTGCTGGCAGAACGTGTCCACCTGAGCCCGTCTGTTCTCCAGGGATTGCGGGTGTCTGTCCCAGTCCCTGGCCTGGGTCTCCCCGTTTGGGGTGTGCCCCCCAAAGTGCCCAAATCGCTGCTGAAgtgcctgagctgctcctgcctggggatGTTCCTGTCCTCCAAGCTCTCCTGGTCAGTGCCAtggggggctgggaggggattGAGGGGCTCGTGGAGGGATTGGGAGGGGCTTCTGTCACTCTTGATGGGCATTTGTGGTGCTTGGAGGGGGCTTTTGGGGTGGTCGTTGTCACGATAGAGGGGAAACCCAGACACTCAATATGAGTGATCAGCAGGAATCCGATTTATTGATTGTACCAGAACTCCTTATATACTAACAATAATAAGCTTTATGCATATTCGTAACAGCGCATTCTAGGTGGTTCACGTCGACTAAGCTGATCCTAAACCCCTCCTTAGACCCCCTTTCGTGGtcagcagttctgcctttttccctggCCTTCTAACCACAGATGTCTATTGTTATGCTGCCAAAATCTAAccttgctggctctgcaaaTAAACCCATAGTTCATCAGTAAGACTCAATGGTGGTTCAGTTACTGAGCAAGATACATGTAATATTTTGTAACTTCAGTTGTTACACAGGATGTGTGGTGCATTGTCTTATGAGACCTTGCTCAGCTAGCTGCAAGGGCCTATGTGCCCGTTCTCACGTAGCCAGCTTCTCAGATCAGTAAGCTGCAAAAGAATCTGTATATCCTGAATCTATATGTCCCTTTTCACGTAACCAATCTCTCACAATTCCCCCGTTTATATTAGTTTGAGCAAGCAAAACTCCCTGAGTTAGTTGATCTACATGTTTGGctaaacaagaaaatataatgCGTGCTCCAAGCAATAGCAAAAGTATGATGCCGACCCATCTAAGACCTTCTTTTATGAGACTTACGGCCCAAACTTCAAGTCCTCCAAAGGTCCCTTGAAACCATCTATCGAAAGGAGTGTCCTGAACAGTGAGCTTTTTGGTATGTTCAGTGAGCCATTGAAGCTGAGAATGTATGGATTTACTGTGATCTGATAAGTTAAAGCAGCACATTCCTTCCATGTCTTTGCATCCATGTCCATGTGCTAACAGTAGGAAATCAATGGCTGCACGATTTT is a window of Corvus cornix cornix isolate S_Up_H32 unplaced genomic scaffold, ASM73873v5 scaffold3, whole genome shotgun sequence DNA encoding:
- the LOC120412209 gene encoding zinc finger and SCAN domain-containing protein 30-like; the encoded protein is MIHTGERPYECGECGQSFSQSSNLLRHQRIHAGEGPYECGECGKSFTDSSNLLRHQIIHMGERPYECGECGKSFRDSSNLIQHQRIHTGERPYECSECGKRFQTSSTLLQHQRIHTEERPFRCPSCRKGFR